In Amycolatopsis methanolica 239, a single genomic region encodes these proteins:
- a CDS encoding TauD/TfdA dioxygenase family protein — MSVELPERVRALRSAEVPADGILEGPRLLSRLHEDAHSREYEMFTSRPLGRVIGAEITGVDLSRPLTPRLRDELNRALLEWKVLFFRDQRITPEQQRAFARNWGPLETNPFLPAGDSDEVTRFARGAGMPGFENIWHADTTWRPEPALGSVLRLVEVPPLGGDTLWADMAAAYDNLPADVRERIDGLRAVHDFVPGFARFADHDLLARWQDRFPPVEHPVVRVHPETGRKTLFVNQAFTTHIVGMDRAESDRLLRLLFAQAHVPEYQVRFSWRPDTVAFWDNRATQHYAVNDYHPHPRIAERVAIAGDRPF; from the coding sequence CGCGGCTCCTCTCGCGACTTCACGAAGATGCACACTCGCGCGAGTACGAGATGTTCACCTCGCGCCCGCTGGGACGGGTGATCGGCGCCGAGATCACCGGCGTGGACCTCAGCAGGCCCCTCACCCCGCGGCTGCGCGACGAGCTGAACCGCGCGCTGCTGGAGTGGAAGGTGCTGTTCTTCCGCGACCAGCGCATCACCCCGGAGCAGCAGCGGGCGTTCGCGCGCAACTGGGGCCCGCTGGAGACCAACCCGTTCCTGCCTGCCGGCGACTCCGACGAGGTCACCCGGTTCGCGCGCGGCGCGGGGATGCCGGGTTTCGAGAACATCTGGCACGCCGACACCACCTGGCGCCCGGAGCCCGCGCTCGGCTCGGTCCTGCGACTGGTCGAGGTGCCGCCGCTGGGCGGGGACACGCTGTGGGCCGACATGGCCGCGGCCTACGACAACCTGCCTGCCGACGTCCGCGAACGGATCGACGGCCTGCGCGCGGTGCACGACTTCGTGCCCGGCTTCGCCCGCTTCGCCGACCACGACCTGCTGGCGCGCTGGCAGGACCGCTTCCCGCCGGTCGAGCACCCGGTCGTGCGCGTGCACCCGGAGACCGGGCGGAAGACGCTGTTCGTCAACCAGGCCTTCACCACGCACATCGTCGGCATGGACCGCGCGGAGAGCGACCGCCTGCTGCGGTTGCTGTTCGCGCAGGCGCACGTGCCGGAGTACCAGGTGCGGTTCTCCTGGCGCCCGGACACGGTCGCGTTCTGGGACAACCGCGCGACGCAGCACTACGCGGTCAACGACTACCACCCGCACCCGCGGATCGCGGAGCGCGTCGCGATCGCCGGTGATCGTCCCTTCTGA
- the trxA gene encoding thioredoxin, with product MTTTAAAVLAVTDETFEAEVLRHDGPVLIDFWAQWCPPCHMIAPVLAEIAAERAGDLTIREINSDENPRTARDLQVMSLPTLVLFRDGERVAQWVGARPKARLLAELDAALNP from the coding sequence ATGACCACCACCGCCGCCGCCGTGCTCGCCGTGACCGACGAGACCTTCGAGGCGGAGGTGCTGCGCCACGACGGGCCCGTGCTGATCGATTTCTGGGCGCAGTGGTGCCCGCCGTGCCACATGATCGCGCCGGTGCTCGCCGAGATCGCCGCCGAGCGCGCAGGCGATCTGACCATCCGCGAGATCAACTCCGACGAGAACCCCCGCACCGCGCGTGACCTGCAGGTGATGTCGCTGCCAACGCTGGTGCTGTTCCGCGACGGCGAGCGGGTGGCGCAGTGGGTGGGTGCGCGGCCCAAGGCCCGGTTGCTCGCCGAACTCGACGCGGCACTGAACCCGTAA
- a CDS encoding MerR family transcriptional regulator: MRIGELAQRAGTTTRALRFYESQGLLSARRAANGYREYGEDDFRLVREIQTLQAVGFSLDDTRPFVECLRAGHETGDSCADSIEVYERKLAEVEACLDRLQAVRDGLRAKLTEALDREPGPCRVTTSFEESR; this comes from the coding sequence ATGCGAATCGGGGAGCTGGCGCAGCGGGCCGGGACGACCACGCGCGCGCTGCGGTTCTACGAGTCACAGGGGCTGCTGTCCGCGCGGCGCGCGGCCAACGGCTACCGCGAGTACGGCGAGGACGACTTCCGGCTCGTCCGCGAGATCCAGACGCTCCAGGCGGTCGGGTTCAGCCTCGACGACACCCGGCCGTTCGTGGAGTGCCTGCGGGCGGGCCACGAGACCGGGGACTCGTGCGCCGACTCGATCGAGGTGTACGAGCGCAAGCTCGCCGAGGTCGAGGCCTGCCTGGACCGGTTGCAGGCCGTGCGCGACGGCCTGCGCGCCAAGCTCACCGAAGCGCTCGACCGAGAGCCCGGCCCGTGCCGGGTCACCACATCCTTCGAGGAGTCCCGATGA
- a CDS encoding limonene-1,2-epoxide hydrolase family protein produces the protein MPDPKSTVTSFLTALERDDVEGALSFAAPEVVYQNVPLPPARGVAAVEKQLRLLSRYHIGFEARVHHIAADGPIVLTERTDVLRVGSWDTRFWVCGTFEVRDGRIVLWRDYFDWATVLASSVRGAGRAAVTGVSTLVARARLRD, from the coding sequence ATGCCGGACCCGAAGAGCACGGTCACCTCGTTCCTGACGGCCCTCGAACGCGACGACGTGGAAGGCGCGCTGAGCTTCGCCGCCCCGGAGGTGGTGTACCAGAACGTCCCGCTGCCCCCGGCGCGTGGCGTCGCGGCCGTGGAGAAGCAGCTGCGCCTGCTCAGCCGCTACCACATCGGCTTCGAGGCGCGCGTGCACCACATCGCGGCCGACGGCCCGATCGTGCTCACCGAGCGGACCGACGTGCTGCGCGTCGGGTCCTGGGACACGCGGTTCTGGGTGTGCGGCACGTTCGAGGTGCGCGACGGCCGGATCGTGTTGTGGCGGGACTACTTCGACTGGGCGACCGTGCTCGCCTCGAGCGTGCGCGGCGCCGGGAGGGCCGCCGTGACCGGGGTGTCGACGCTGGTCGCCCGCGCGCGCCTGCGGGACTGA
- the dinB gene encoding DNA polymerase IV, whose protein sequence is MTNEGPILHADLDAFYASVEQRDAPSLRGRPVIVGGGVVLAASYEAKARGVRTAMGCAQALRLCPAAVVVPPRMAAYSAASKAVFAVFEDTTPLVEGLSIDEAFLDVGGLARISGTPSRIAADLRRAVAERVGLPITVGVARTKFLAKVASGVAKPDGLLVVPHDRELEFLHPLPVERLWGVGKVTAEKLHARGIRTVGQVAERGEAELVALLGRAGGRHLFALAHNRDPRPVVVGRRRRSIGAQRALGRRARSPDELDEMLAALTDRLARRLRTAHRVCRTVVLRMRFADYTRATRSQTVPHPTAHTEDILATARGLLAAAMPMIREQGITLIGLALSNLDDDTPLQLELPFGEHQPDALDAALDQVRDRYGSKAVTRAMLLGRDDDPTVPLLPDQ, encoded by the coding sequence GTGACGAACGAGGGCCCGATCCTGCACGCCGACCTGGACGCGTTCTACGCGTCGGTCGAGCAGCGTGACGCCCCGTCGCTGCGCGGGCGGCCGGTCATCGTCGGCGGCGGGGTGGTGCTCGCGGCGAGCTACGAGGCCAAGGCGCGCGGGGTGCGCACCGCGATGGGGTGCGCGCAGGCACTGCGGCTGTGCCCGGCGGCGGTGGTGGTGCCGCCGCGGATGGCGGCCTACAGCGCGGCGAGCAAGGCGGTGTTCGCGGTGTTCGAGGACACTACGCCGCTGGTGGAAGGGCTCTCGATCGACGAGGCGTTCCTCGACGTCGGCGGACTGGCCAGGATTTCCGGCACACCCAGCCGGATCGCGGCCGATCTGCGCCGGGCGGTCGCGGAGCGGGTCGGGCTGCCGATCACGGTCGGGGTGGCGCGCACGAAGTTCCTCGCGAAGGTCGCCAGCGGGGTGGCGAAACCGGACGGGCTGCTGGTCGTGCCGCACGACCGCGAGCTGGAGTTCCTGCACCCGCTGCCGGTCGAGCGGTTGTGGGGCGTGGGGAAGGTGACGGCGGAGAAGCTGCACGCGCGCGGGATACGGACGGTGGGGCAGGTCGCCGAGCGGGGCGAGGCGGAACTGGTGGCGCTGCTGGGGCGGGCCGGCGGGCGGCACCTGTTCGCGCTGGCGCACAACCGGGATCCGCGCCCGGTGGTCGTCGGACGGCGGCGGCGGTCGATCGGGGCGCAGCGGGCGTTAGGGCGGCGGGCGCGGTCGCCGGATGAGCTGGACGAGATGCTGGCGGCGCTGACGGACCGGCTGGCGCGGCGGCTGCGGACCGCGCACCGGGTGTGCCGGACGGTGGTGCTGCGGATGCGCTTCGCCGACTACACCCGCGCGACGCGGTCGCAGACGGTGCCGCACCCGACGGCGCACACCGAGGACATCCTGGCCACCGCGCGGGGTCTGCTGGCCGCGGCGATGCCGATGATCCGCGAGCAGGGGATCACGCTGATCGGCCTCGCACTGTCCAACCTGGACGACGACACGCCGCTGCAACTGGAGCTGCCCTTCGGCGAACACCAGCCCGACGCACTCGACGCCGCGCTGGACCAGGTGCGCGACCGCTACGGGTCGAAAGCGGTGACCCGGGCGATGCTCCTCGGCCGCGACGACGACCCGACGGTGCCCCTGTTGCCCGATCAGTGA
- a CDS encoding aminotransferase class V-fold PLP-dependent enzyme: MARISPSYLLQFDEPAGYLDFARYGPPSHAVVDTTARLLHASGKAGPSTVDDLMRQEIRAKAAVARLCGTDTDHVVLLPHTSQGLFQAAFNAPAGEVLVSAAEFPANTYPWARAEEAGRITLRRIRCRHVTPEVVATELGPDTAVVSVSAVDFRTGYRADLAALRETVGDRLLVVDGIQGFGVVDAPWDAADVLVVGGQKWLRAGWGTGFAVLSDRALERMRPVLSGWTGAHDAGLFDDEIHPPAEFAASWSVSNLSPVTSGAFAAALELVEEAGVAAIESRIAERVGELEEMLRSLGAEIVSATDRRAGILAFSLPGHPAERVGAVLAAEGIAATVRTEHVRLSPHASTPVSAVEAVRTALEHLSRPLPASRVPSAAATDSVLSALVPAVSGLAAMLGPGNEVVLHDLSKLPDSIVAIAGGITGREPGGPMTDLLLGLVRRGTTHDLTNYETHGPDGRPIRSSTIFLRDPDGVAIGCLCVNSEVTQGPASEMRAESFPPDVDSLQRFLVDRAVAQAGIPVGLMKKKHKAAVVRELDEAGFFLIKDAVDFLAGELEVTRYTIYNYLNEIRAEA, translated from the coding sequence ATGGCCAGGATCTCGCCCAGCTACCTGCTCCAGTTCGACGAGCCCGCCGGCTACCTGGACTTCGCCCGCTACGGCCCGCCCTCGCACGCCGTCGTGGACACCACCGCGCGCCTGCTGCACGCTTCGGGCAAGGCCGGTCCGTCCACAGTGGACGACCTGATGCGGCAGGAGATCCGCGCGAAGGCGGCCGTGGCGCGGTTGTGCGGCACCGACACCGACCACGTCGTCCTGCTGCCCCACACCAGCCAGGGCCTGTTCCAGGCCGCGTTCAACGCCCCGGCGGGCGAGGTGCTGGTGTCGGCCGCGGAGTTCCCGGCCAACACCTACCCGTGGGCGCGGGCCGAGGAGGCCGGGCGGATCACGCTGCGGCGGATACGCTGCCGCCACGTGACCCCGGAGGTCGTCGCGACGGAACTGGGCCCGGACACGGCGGTGGTGTCGGTCAGCGCGGTCGACTTCCGCACCGGCTACCGCGCGGACCTCGCCGCGCTGCGCGAAACCGTGGGCGACCGGCTGCTCGTGGTCGACGGCATCCAGGGCTTCGGGGTGGTCGACGCGCCGTGGGACGCGGCGGACGTGCTGGTCGTCGGCGGCCAGAAGTGGCTGCGCGCAGGCTGGGGCACCGGGTTCGCGGTGCTGTCGGACCGGGCGCTGGAGCGGATGCGGCCGGTGCTGTCGGGCTGGACCGGCGCGCACGACGCCGGGCTGTTCGACGACGAGATCCACCCGCCGGCGGAGTTCGCGGCGTCGTGGTCGGTGAGCAACCTGAGCCCCGTGACGTCGGGCGCCTTCGCCGCGGCGCTGGAGCTGGTCGAGGAGGCCGGGGTCGCGGCCATCGAGTCGCGCATCGCCGAGCGCGTGGGCGAACTGGAGGAGATGCTGCGCTCGCTCGGCGCGGAGATCGTATCGGCGACCGACCGGCGCGCCGGGATCCTCGCGTTCAGCCTGCCCGGACACCCGGCGGAACGGGTCGGGGCGGTGCTGGCCGCGGAGGGCATCGCGGCGACCGTGCGCACCGAACACGTGCGGCTGTCCCCACACGCGTCCACGCCGGTGTCGGCCGTCGAGGCCGTCCGCACCGCGCTGGAGCATCTGTCCCGCCCGCTGCCCGCCAGCCGGGTGCCGTCCGCGGCCGCCACAGACTCGGTGCTGTCCGCGCTGGTCCCGGCGGTGAGCGGGCTGGCCGCGATGCTCGGCCCCGGCAACGAGGTCGTGCTGCACGACCTGTCCAAGCTGCCCGACTCGATCGTCGCCATCGCGGGCGGGATCACCGGCCGCGAACCCGGCGGGCCAATGACGGACCTGCTGCTCGGGCTGGTCCGCCGCGGCACGACGCACGACCTGACCAACTACGAGACCCACGGCCCGGACGGCAGGCCGATCCGCTCGTCAACGATCTTCCTGCGCGATCCGGACGGCGTGGCGATCGGCTGCCTGTGCGTGAACAGCGAGGTGACGCAGGGGCCGGCGAGCGAGATGCGGGCCGAAAGCTTCCCGCCGGACGTGGACAGCCTGCAGCGGTTCCTGGTCGACCGGGCGGTCGCGCAGGCGGGGATCCCGGTGGGGCTGATGAAGAAGAAGCACAAGGCCGCGGTGGTGCGGGAACTCGACGAGGCGGGGTTCTTCCTCATCAAGGACGCGGTGGACTTCCTCGCCGGTGAACTGGAGGTCACCCGCTACACCATCTACAACTACCTGAACGAAATCCGCGCCGAGGCATGA
- a CDS encoding carboxylesterase/lipase family protein: MRPPFPRRLGCTGDDETGGRPTVTRLLLLLAVVLAACAAPAPAPPDVVSLAAGQVRGTVDGGHRLFEGIPYATAARWQPPAPAPVWTGVRDATTPGPRCPQPGAAGSEDCLFLNVTTPKAAVGPLPVLVWIHGGAFVGGNGDSYDARDLAGRGLVVVTVNYRLGALGWLAHPALAHDGGTGNFGLLDQQAALRWVRDNIAAFGGDPARVTLAGESAGAMSVCDHLVSPGSAGLFHAAIVQSGPCQANAPATVAETASTAYAAGLGCADPATAAACLRALPPSRLLTPPRYYDLAGVPVAGPVTGGGALPVNPVDAMRDGAAAKVPVLVGVTRDEFTLFLAQQYAATGQTVTADGYPAALARVLGADAAAVAAEYPLAAHGGSAPRALAAALTDAAFACPARDMAGALSRTGPVYAYEFGDLRAPVPDTLSRTPFPLGAAHSLELSYLFGGDAPFDDGQRRLSARMVADWASFVRTGAPGPDWPRYDPAHEQVRALAPDGPRTIGDFAAAHHCGFWRGR, translated from the coding sequence ATGCGACCACCGTTTCCGCGCCGTCTAGGCTGCACCGGTGACGACGAGACCGGTGGCCGCCCGACCGTGACGCGCCTGCTCCTGCTCCTCGCCGTCGTCCTGGCCGCCTGCGCGGCGCCCGCGCCCGCCCCGCCGGACGTCGTGTCCCTCGCCGCCGGGCAGGTCCGTGGCACGGTGGACGGCGGCCACCGGTTGTTCGAAGGCATCCCCTACGCCACCGCGGCGCGCTGGCAGCCACCCGCGCCCGCTCCCGTGTGGACCGGTGTGCGGGACGCCACCACGCCGGGCCCGCGGTGCCCCCAGCCTGGTGCGGCGGGCAGCGAGGACTGCCTGTTCCTGAACGTGACCACGCCGAAAGCCGCCGTCGGGCCGCTCCCGGTGCTGGTCTGGATCCACGGCGGCGCGTTCGTCGGCGGCAACGGCGACTCCTACGACGCGCGGGACCTGGCCGGGCGCGGGCTGGTGGTCGTCACCGTCAACTACCGGCTCGGCGCGCTCGGCTGGCTCGCGCACCCGGCGCTCGCGCACGACGGCGGCACCGGCAACTTCGGCCTGCTCGACCAGCAGGCGGCGCTGCGGTGGGTGCGGGACAACATCGCCGCGTTCGGCGGCGACCCGGCGCGGGTCACCCTCGCCGGCGAGTCCGCCGGGGCGATGTCGGTGTGCGACCACCTGGTCTCGCCGGGCTCGGCCGGGCTCTTCCACGCCGCGATCGTCCAAAGCGGACCGTGCCAGGCAAACGCACCGGCCACTGTGGCGGAAACGGCGAGCACGGCGTACGCGGCGGGACTCGGCTGCGCGGATCCGGCCACCGCCGCCGCGTGCCTGCGTGCCCTGCCGCCGTCCCGGCTGCTCACCCCGCCGCGCTACTACGACCTCGCCGGGGTCCCGGTCGCGGGCCCGGTGACCGGCGGCGGCGCGCTGCCCGTCAACCCGGTCGACGCGATGCGCGACGGCGCCGCGGCGAAGGTGCCGGTGCTCGTCGGCGTGACGCGGGACGAGTTCACCCTGTTCCTGGCGCAGCAGTACGCGGCGACCGGGCAGACGGTCACCGCCGACGGCTATCCGGCCGCGCTGGCGCGCGTGTTAGGGGCGGACGCCGCGGCCGTGGCCGCCGAGTACCCGCTCGCGGCCCACGGCGGCTCGGCCCCGCGCGCGCTGGCGGCGGCGCTCACCGACGCCGCGTTCGCGTGCCCGGCACGGGACATGGCGGGAGCGCTGTCCCGCACGGGCCCGGTCTACGCCTACGAGTTCGGCGACTTGCGGGCCCCGGTCCCGGACACGCTGTCGCGCACGCCGTTCCCGCTCGGCGCCGCGCACAGCCTGGAGCTGTCCTACCTGTTCGGCGGCGACGCGCCGTTCGACGACGGGCAGCGGCGGTTGTCGGCGCGGATGGTGGCCGACTGGGCGTCGTTCGTGCGCACCGGCGCGCCCGGCCCGGACTGGCCGCGCTACGACCCGGCGCACGAGCAGGTGCGCGCGCTCGCGCCGGACGGCCCTCGCACGATCGGTGACTTCGCCGCGGCGCACCACTGCGGGTTCTGGCGGGGCCGCTAG
- a CDS encoding LLM class flavin-dependent oxidoreductase, whose product MRFGVFVLAGRFPGQDDGEVLARSLDVVERAEAAGFDDAWVAEHHFMSYGVCPSAVTFAAHALGRTRRITVGTAVSVLSSAHPVALAEQAAMLDRVSGGRFRLGVGRGGPWVDLEVFGTGLDRYERGFAEGLDLLAQALSSATVGAAGEFFAFRDVPLVPRPVSLPPVTVACTSRETVELAAARGLPMLLGMHIGDEEKAAMVAHYGKAAAAAGQDPSAPHVSAVLAHVGDSRAAAEAELRASMPGWLREGLAGYVPVDGRPYRPRDAAEYTELLCRLHPVGSPRACADRLAAAAERTGIAHTILFVEGAGARERVLANVTRLGAEVLPLLR is encoded by the coding sequence ATGCGGTTCGGGGTTTTCGTCCTCGCCGGACGGTTTCCGGGGCAGGACGACGGGGAGGTGCTCGCGCGGTCGCTGGACGTCGTCGAGCGCGCGGAGGCGGCGGGGTTCGACGACGCGTGGGTCGCCGAGCACCACTTCATGTCCTACGGGGTGTGCCCGTCGGCGGTGACGTTCGCCGCGCACGCGCTGGGCCGGACGCGGCGGATCACGGTGGGGACGGCGGTGAGCGTGCTGTCGAGCGCGCACCCCGTCGCGCTGGCCGAGCAGGCCGCGATGCTGGACCGGGTGTCCGGCGGGCGGTTCCGGCTCGGCGTCGGTCGCGGCGGGCCGTGGGTGGACCTCGAAGTCTTCGGCACCGGGCTGGACCGGTACGAGCGAGGGTTCGCCGAGGGGCTGGACCTGCTGGCGCAAGCGCTTTCCTCGGCCACGGTGGGCGCCGCGGGCGAGTTCTTCGCGTTTCGCGACGTGCCGCTGGTGCCGCGGCCGGTGTCGCTGCCGCCGGTGACCGTGGCGTGCACGTCGCGGGAGACGGTGGAGCTGGCGGCGGCGCGCGGACTGCCGATGCTGCTGGGGATGCACATCGGCGACGAGGAGAAGGCCGCGATGGTGGCGCACTACGGGAAGGCGGCAGCCGCGGCCGGGCAGGACCCCTCGGCGCCGCACGTGTCGGCGGTGCTGGCGCACGTGGGCGACTCCCGCGCGGCCGCGGAGGCCGAGCTCCGCGCGTCGATGCCGGGCTGGCTGCGGGAGGGGCTCGCCGGGTACGTGCCGGTGGACGGCCGCCCGTACCGCCCGCGCGACGCGGCGGAGTACACGGAGCTGCTGTGCCGGCTGCACCCGGTCGGCAGCCCACGCGCGTGCGCCGACCGGCTGGCCGCGGCGGCGGAGCGGACGGGCATCGCGCACACGATCCTGTTCGTCGAGGGCGCCGGCGCGCGGGAGCGGGTGCTGGCGAACGTGACGCGGCTCGGCGCGGAGGTCCTGCCGCTGCTCCGCTGA
- a CDS encoding DUF3072 domain-containing protein, with protein MTGPQNPEKDPQDWTTGEEQMTGPQRSYLQTLAREAGEELPADLTKAEASQLIDRLQEKTGRGTDS; from the coding sequence GTGACCGGACCGCAGAACCCGGAGAAGGACCCGCAGGACTGGACGACGGGTGAGGAGCAGATGACCGGCCCGCAGCGCTCGTACCTGCAGACACTGGCTCGCGAGGCCGGTGAGGAGCTGCCGGCGGACCTGACCAAGGCCGAGGCGTCGCAGCTCATCGACCGGCTGCAGGAGAAGACCGGCCGCGGCACGGACAGCTGA
- a CDS encoding polysaccharide deacetylase family protein, with product MRYQVLRPPYCYRWAVLISVVLVTISLIISLSWSGAEGSPVASQPEPGQPVRATSTPPPAPGPPVRTTARPGRFVALTFDDGPDPAYTPQILDLLTQHGAVATFCMVGAQVRRHPELVELVVRRGMRLCDHTVSHDEELAKRNEARISADITGALADLRLAADGDVPVPYFRAPGGNWSETIIAIASREGMAPLGWSVDSRDWTLPGSPAIVATVRQAVHPGAVILLHDGGGQRRQTVAALAELLPWLVAQGYQFDFPAT from the coding sequence ATGCGTTATCAGGTGCTGCGCCCGCCGTACTGCTACCGCTGGGCCGTCCTGATCTCCGTGGTGCTCGTGACGATCTCACTGATCATTTCGCTGTCCTGGTCCGGCGCCGAAGGCAGTCCCGTCGCATCCCAGCCCGAACCCGGACAACCGGTCCGCGCCACCTCCACCCCGCCGCCCGCGCCCGGCCCGCCCGTCCGGACGACCGCCCGACCCGGCCGGTTCGTGGCGCTGACCTTCGACGACGGCCCCGATCCCGCCTACACACCGCAGATCCTCGACCTGCTCACCCAGCACGGCGCCGTGGCCACCTTCTGCATGGTCGGCGCGCAGGTGCGCCGCCACCCGGAACTGGTGGAATTGGTCGTGCGGCGGGGAATGCGCCTGTGCGACCACACGGTCAGCCACGACGAAGAACTCGCGAAACGCAACGAGGCGCGCATTTCCGCGGACATCACCGGAGCGCTGGCGGATCTGCGGCTCGCGGCCGACGGCGACGTTCCGGTTCCCTATTTCCGCGCGCCCGGTGGCAACTGGTCGGAAACGATCATCGCGATCGCTTCCCGCGAAGGGATGGCACCTTTGGGCTGGTCGGTCGATTCGCGCGATTGGACGCTTCCGGGCTCGCCCGCGATCGTGGCGACGGTGCGGCAGGCCGTGCACCCCGGCGCGGTGATCCTGCTCCACGACGGCGGCGGCCAGCGGCGGCAGACCGTCGCCGCCCTCGCCGAGTTGCTGCCGTGGCTCGTCGCGCAGGGGTACCAGTTCGACTTCCCGGCCACCTGA
- a CDS encoding ABC transporter substrate-binding protein, with protein MSARSRVTRWGALVVGCLLLTAACGGGSDGAGDAATTGSGVPDTAAILQGVTKDPQLAAGLPAPVAQAGKLNIGSNMQSAPNNFYSADGKTPVGFEVDIAKAVAAKLGLTVQHTDMAFGSLITSLQSGRLDLTMAGMNDTQARQQQIDFVDYFTSGITIMVRKGNPDGITGPDSLCGNTVAVVQGTSHQTFAAEQSAKCVQAGKPEVTTTATDSDSQNQNQLRTGRVAAILNDLPTAAYVSKNAGGGEFFEVVPGEPINGGPYGIGVNKANPQLRDAVAAALRALVDDGTYGRILDAWGVKQGAITKVTVNAGS; from the coding sequence ATGTCTGCGAGGTCACGGGTGACGCGCTGGGGCGCGCTGGTAGTCGGCTGCCTGCTGCTCACGGCAGCCTGCGGTGGCGGGTCCGACGGCGCCGGGGACGCCGCCACCACCGGATCGGGCGTGCCGGACACCGCGGCGATCCTGCAGGGCGTCACCAAGGACCCGCAGCTCGCCGCGGGCCTGCCTGCTCCGGTCGCCCAGGCAGGCAAGCTCAACATCGGCTCGAACATGCAGTCCGCGCCGAACAACTTCTACTCCGCCGACGGCAAGACGCCCGTCGGGTTCGAGGTGGACATCGCCAAGGCCGTCGCGGCCAAGCTGGGCCTGACCGTCCAGCACACCGACATGGCCTTCGGCTCGCTGATCACCAGCCTGCAGTCCGGGCGCCTCGACCTGACGATGGCCGGGATGAACGACACGCAGGCCCGCCAGCAGCAGATCGATTTCGTGGATTACTTCACCTCCGGCATCACGATCATGGTCCGCAAGGGCAACCCGGACGGCATCACCGGCCCGGACTCGCTGTGCGGCAACACCGTCGCGGTCGTGCAGGGCACCAGCCACCAGACCTTCGCCGCCGAGCAGAGCGCCAAGTGCGTCCAGGCCGGCAAGCCGGAGGTCACCACGACGGCCACCGACAGCGACTCGCAGAACCAGAACCAGCTGCGCACCGGCCGCGTCGCGGCCATCCTCAACGACCTGCCGACCGCCGCCTACGTCAGCAAGAACGCGGGCGGCGGTGAGTTCTTCGAGGTGGTGCCGGGCGAGCCGATCAACGGCGGGCCGTACGGCATCGGCGTCAACAAGGCCAACCCGCAGCTGCGCGACGCCGTCGCCGCCGCACTGAGGGCGCTCGTCGACGACGGCACGTACGGCCGGATCCTCGACGCGTGGGGCGTCAAGCAGGGCGCGATCACGAAGGTGACCGTCAATGCCGGAAGCTGA